CGAAGCCCACATGCCCACGCTCATGGGGCTGTGCGTGCGCGAAGCGGGCAAGTCGCTGCCGAATGCCGTGGCCGAAGTGCGCGAAGCCGTCGATTTCCTTCGCTACTACGCCGCGCAGATCCGCCAGGGCTTCTCCAACGACACGCACCGCCCGCTGGGCCCCGTGCTGTGCATCAGCCCGTGGAACTTCCCGCTCGCGATCTTCGTCGGTCAGGTCGCGGCCGCCCTGGCCGCGGGCAACCCGGTCATCGCCAAGCCGGCCGAGCAAACGCCGCTCATCGCCGCCGAAGCCGTGCGTCTGATGCAGGCGGCCGGCATTCCGGCCGGCGCGCTGCAACTGCTGCCGGGCACGGGCGAGACGGTCGGCGCCGCACTCGTGGCCGACGCCCGGGTCAAGGCGGTGATGTTCACGGGCTCGACCGAAGTGGCGCGCATCATCGCGCGCACGCTGGCCGACCGTCTGGACGCCAATGGTCGCCCGATCCCGCTGATCGCCGAGACCGGCGGCCAGAACGCCATGATCGTCGACTCGTCGGCGCTGCCCGAGCAGGTCGTGTACGACGTGCTCGCGTCGGCCTTCGACTCGGCCGGTCAGCGCTGCTCGGCCCTGCGCGTGCTGTGCCTGCAGGACGACATCGCCGACAAGACGCTGCACATGCTCAAGGGCGCGATGCGGGAGCTGGCCATCGGCAACCCCGATCGTCTGGCCATCGACGTCGGCCCCGTGATCGACGCCGAAGCGCAGGGCAACATCAACCGCCACATCGAACAGATGCGCGGCAAGGGCTTCCCCGTCGAACAGCTGCCGCTGCCCGACGCCACCCGCCACGGCACCTTCGTCGCGCCGACGCTCATCGAGCTCACCGATCTGAAGGCGCTGCAGCGCGAAGTCTTCGGCCCGGTGCTGCACGTGATCCGCTTCAAGCGCGCCCAACTCGACAAGCTGCTCGCGCAGATCAACGGCACGGGCTACGGCCTCACGTTCGGCGTGCATACGCGTATCGACGAAACCATCGCCTACGTGACCGAACGCGCTCACGTCGGCAACATCTACGTGAACCGTAACGTGATCGGCGCCGTGGTCGGCGTGCAGCCGTTCGGCGGTGAAGGACTGTCTGGGACCGGTCCGAAAGCGGGCGGTCCGATGTATCTGCCGCGTCTGCTTGCCACGCGTCCAGCCGCACTCGCGCCCGAACTGAACCGCAACGAGGCCGCGCTCGCGCCGCTGGCGGCGTATCGCGACTGGCTGCATCAACAGGGCAATGGCGCGGACAACACCGCCGCGATCGATCGCGTCGACCGTTATCTGGCCACGTCGGCGCTCGACGCGACCGCCGTACTGCCCGGCCCGACCGGCGAGCGCAACACGTACGGTCTGGAGCCGCGCGGGCCGGTCCTGTGCGTGGCCGCCACGCCGCTCGGCGCGCGCACACAGCTGGCCGCCGTGCTCGCCACCGGCAACAACGCCCTCTTCGCGGACGGCGCCGCCGCTCGCGAGCTGGTCGGCGCACTGCCGGCTTCGCTTAAGGGCCGGGCTTCGCTGCTGGCCGCCGGCACGGATGCCGCCGGCGAGCCGTCGCTCGCGGCCGTTCTGTTCGAAGGCGACAGCGACGAGCTGCGCGCGCTCAACCGCCGCATCGCCACGCGCAACGGTCCGATCCTGTCGATGCAGGGCCTCGCCCCCGAGGCGCTAGCTGCCGGCGACGACTACGCGCTCGAGCGCCTGCTGTGCGAGCGCTCGGTGTCGGTCAACACCGCCGCCGCCGGCGGTAATGCGAACCTCATGACCATCGGCTGATCGTGCCGCGCCGCGGGATGTCGCGACGAACGCTTTCCCTTTCGTTCGATATGTCCGATTTGTCCGATATCTGACCGCGACCGCCGGCGTCTCTCCGTGAGCGCCGGCGGCACGTTTCTCTCGTCCGGCCTCATGCGGCCACCCACGCCCCGCCTTTGCGGGCGCAGGTGGCCGCGCTGTTTTGACGTTCTCCCCTCCCGCCCCCCTCGCGTCCGCCTTGCCAACGACATCCGTCTCTTGCGTCCTAACGCAAGTCCCGTAGCCGAGCGCGGTCGGCCCATTCGCGGTATTGTCGCGCCCGCCCCCGACATATCACGCATCTCACCGCCTTCGCGCGGTCAACCCGTGCCGGCGACACGTATCGCCGGCCGCCGCGATCGCCGCCCTGCGTCGTCGCCGCCTCGTCATGCCGGGGCAGGCGCGCGACGTACGTGACGGCGTCGCTCAAGGAGGCAACATGTCCCTTTGGAACCCCACCGCGGTGTCGTTCACCGTCTACCTGCTGCTGATGCTCGCTATCGGCTGGCTGGGCTACCGCTCGACCAATAATCTCTCCGACTACATCCTGGGTGGACGGCGTCTCGGCAGCTTCGTCACGGCGCTCTCGGCCGGGGCGTCCGACATGAGCGGCTGGCTGCTGCTCGGTTTGCCGGGCGCGATCTATGCGGGCGGCCTGTCCGGCGTGTGGATCGCCATCGGCCTGGCCATCGGTGCATGGGCGAACTGGCGTCTGGTGGCGGCACGTCTGCGTGTGCACACGGAAGTCTGCGGCAACGCGCTCACGCTTCCCGAATACCTCACGCAGCGCTTCGACGACCGCAGCCACGTGCTGCGCATCGTCACGGCGCTGGTGATCCTCATCTTCTTCACGATCTATTGCGCGTCGGGCGTCGTGGCGGGTGCGCGTCTGTTCGAGACGATGTTCGGCCTGGAATACCATACCGCGCTGTGGATCGGCGCCGTGGCGACCATCGCGTATGTCTTCATCGGCGGCTTCCTGGCCGTGAGCTGGACCGATACGGTGCAGGCCTCGCTGATGTTCGCGGCGCTGGTCGTGACGCCGATCGCCGTGATCGCGCTCGACGGCAGCCCGGCCGCGGCCGTGGACGCCGTGACGGCCGTCCACCCGTCGCACACTGACTGGTTCGGAGACCTCGCGCCCATCGGCGTGATCTCGATGCTCGCCTGGGGGCTGGGCTACTTCGGGCAGCCGCACATTCTGGTGCGCTTCATGGCGGCGCGCTCGGCGGCCGCGATTCCGCAGGCGCGGCGCATCTGCATGACCTGGATGGTGCTGTGCCTGAGCGGCGCGGTGGCGGTGGGCTTCTTCGGGCTGGCGTTCTATAGTGCGCGTCCCGACCTGGGCGCGGGTGTGGCGGCCAACCCCGAAACCATTTTCATGTCGCTCACGACGCGCCTTTTCGCCCCGTGGCTCGCCGGCATTCTGCTCGCCGCGATTCTGGCGGCCGTCATGAGCACGCTGTCGTGCCAGTTGCTCGTGTGCGCCAGTGCGTTGACGGAGGACCTTTACAAGACCTTCGCGCGTGGGCCGGTGAGCCAGCGCCGTCTAGTGTGGATCGGCCGCGCGATGGTGCTCGCCGTGGCCGTGATCGCCGTGCTGCTGGCCCTCGATCCCGAGAGCCGGGTGCTCGGCATGGTGAGCTACGCCTGGGCGGGCTTCGGCGCCGCCTTCGGTCCGCTGGTGCTTGCCACGCTGTTGTGGCCGCGCGTCACCCGCAACGGGGCGCTGGCGGGCATCGTGGTCGGAGCCGCGACGGTGCTCGTCTGGAAGCAGCTCGGCTGGCTGGATCTGTACGAAATCGTGCCGGGCTTCGTGCTGGGCGGCCTGGCGCTGATCGCGGTGAGCCGGTTCGATCGGGCGCCCGGCGCCGAGGTGCTGGCGCGTTATGCATCTGCTGAAAAAGCCCTGGCGGAGATCCAGCAAGGCGCCCCGGCCGACGCGGGTGCCACCGATGCACCCACGGCGCAACCTTCGCCATAAGCCGGTAGCACCTTCTATCGGAATATGTCCCTCTTGACCGGCGCGCGCAGCCATCCAATACTGCCGCGTCGGACGCATTGTGCGTTTGATTTCGGTCGATGCCATCTCAGAGTCGACCGGCTCTGGGCAGACAGCGTTCCAGGAAGGCGCGTCGCGGCGATCCCGCAGGCGCGCCACTCAACGACATACACATGCAAGGAGAGGGTTGATGCAATCGAAGCTTACGGCTGGCGCATTGGCAGTTGCGGGACTGCTCGCATTTGGCGGTGCCGCGCACGCCCAACAGGCGCAGGAAGTGAAGCTGGGTTTTGCCGCACCGCTCACGGGCGCCCAGGCGCACTACGGCAAGGACATGCAGAACGGCATTCAACTTGCCGTCGACGAATACAACGCGACGAAGCCGACCATCGAAGGCAAGCCGGTGAAGTTCGTGCTGCAGGCGGAAGACGATCAGGCCGACCCGCGTCAGGGTTCGCTGGTCGCGCAGAAGCTGGTCGACTCGGGCGTCAAGGGCATGCTGGGCCACTTCAACTCGGGCACGACCATCCCGGCTTCGCGCATCTACGCGCAGGCGGGGATTCCGGAGATCGCCATGGCGACGGCCCCGGAATACACGAAGCAAGGTTTCAAGACGACGTTCCGCATGATGACCTCGGACATCCAGCAAGGGTCGGTCGTCGGTAACTTCGCCGTCAAGAAGCTGGGCTTCAAGAACATCGCCATCGTCGACGACCGCACCGCCTACGGTCAGGGTCTGGCGGACGAGTTCGAGAAAGCTGCGAAGGCTGCCGGCGGCAAGATCGTGCGTCGCGAATTCGCCAACGACAAGGCGGTGGACTTCCGCGCCATTCTCACCAACCTCAAGCGCGCCAATCCGGACGTGATCTTCTACGGCGGGGCCGACGCGCAAGCCGGCCCGCTCGCCAAGCAGATGCGCGAGCTCGGCATGAAGAGCACGCTGATGGCCGGCGAGATGGTCAAGTCGGACGCGTTCCTGAAGATCGCCGGCGACGCCGCCAATGGCTCGGTGGTGTCGCTCGCGGGCCTGCCGCTCGACAAGATGCCGGGTGGCGCAGCCTACGAGCAGCGCTACAAGGCCAAGTTCGGCGCGGCGCCGGAGACGTACTCGCCGTACGCGTACGACGGCGCCATGGCCATGATGTCGGCCATGAAGAAGGCCAACTCGACCGACCCGGCGAAGTACCTGCCGACGCTGGCCAAGACGAGCATGCCGGGCGTGACCACACGTGAGCTTGCCTACGACAACGTGGGCGATCTGAAGTACGGCTCGATCACCGTCTACAAGGTCGTGGACGGCAAGTGGACCGTGCTGGAGACCGTCGGCGGCAAGTAAGCCGATAACGCTTC
The Pandoraea pulmonicola DNA segment above includes these coding regions:
- the putP gene encoding sodium/proline symporter PutP, with translation MSLWNPTAVSFTVYLLLMLAIGWLGYRSTNNLSDYILGGRRLGSFVTALSAGASDMSGWLLLGLPGAIYAGGLSGVWIAIGLAIGAWANWRLVAARLRVHTEVCGNALTLPEYLTQRFDDRSHVLRIVTALVILIFFTIYCASGVVAGARLFETMFGLEYHTALWIGAVATIAYVFIGGFLAVSWTDTVQASLMFAALVVTPIAVIALDGSPAAAVDAVTAVHPSHTDWFGDLAPIGVISMLAWGLGYFGQPHILVRFMAARSAAAIPQARRICMTWMVLCLSGAVAVGFFGLAFYSARPDLGAGVAANPETIFMSLTTRLFAPWLAGILLAAILAAVMSTLSCQLLVCASALTEDLYKTFARGPVSQRRLVWIGRAMVLAVAVIAVLLALDPESRVLGMVSYAWAGFGAAFGPLVLATLLWPRVTRNGALAGIVVGAATVLVWKQLGWLDLYEIVPGFVLGGLALIAVSRFDRAPGAEVLARYASAEKALAEIQQGAPADAGATDAPTAQPSP
- a CDS encoding branched-chain amino acid ABC transporter substrate-binding protein, with the protein product MQSKLTAGALAVAGLLAFGGAAHAQQAQEVKLGFAAPLTGAQAHYGKDMQNGIQLAVDEYNATKPTIEGKPVKFVLQAEDDQADPRQGSLVAQKLVDSGVKGMLGHFNSGTTIPASRIYAQAGIPEIAMATAPEYTKQGFKTTFRMMTSDIQQGSVVGNFAVKKLGFKNIAIVDDRTAYGQGLADEFEKAAKAAGGKIVRREFANDKAVDFRAILTNLKRANPDVIFYGGADAQAGPLAKQMRELGMKSTLMAGEMVKSDAFLKIAGDAANGSVVSLAGLPLDKMPGGAAYEQRYKAKFGAAPETYSPYAYDGAMAMMSAMKKANSTDPAKYLPTLAKTSMPGVTTRELAYDNVGDLKYGSITVYKVVDGKWTVLETVGGK